In Populus alba chromosome 9, ASM523922v2, whole genome shotgun sequence, a genomic segment contains:
- the LOC118027601 gene encoding hydroxymethylglutaryl-CoA lyase, mitochondrial: MSSLEEPLGFDKLPSMNTIERIQRFSSGACRPRADDMGMGHCWIEGRICSSSNSCEEDYEYTRETFPWKRHTRDLCQGNRRTMSSGNKNMVSGSSCDSRYFPDHQYSSKSNDKDIRGITNKFLKGIPKFVKIVEVGPRDGLQNEKNIVPTDVKVELIHRLVSSGLPVVEATSFVSPKWVPQLADARDVMEAVHGLEGSRLPVLTPNLKGFEAAVAAGAKEVAVFASASESFSKSNINCSIEESLARYRAVTRAAKELSIPVRGYVSCVIGCPEEGSIHPSKVAYVAKELLDMGCFEISLGDTIGVGTPGTVALMLEAVMAVVPVEKLAIHFHDTYGQSLPNILVSLQMGISVVDSSVAGLGGCPYAKGASGNVATEDVVYMLHGLGVRTNVDLVKLLSAGDFICKQLGRPSGSKTAVALSRVTADASKI, from the exons ATGTCGAGTCTAGAAGAGCCGCTTGGTTTTGACAAGTTGCCTAGCATGAATACTATTGAGCGAATTCAAAGGTTCTCATCTGGTGCTTGCCGACCCCGGGCTGATGATATGGGAATGGGACATTGCTGGATTGAGGGAAGGATTTGCAGCTCATCCAACAGTTGCGA GGAAGATTATGAGTATACAAGAGAGACTTTTCCTTGGAAAAGACATACAAGAGATCTGTGCCAAGGAAATCGAAGGACTATGAGCTCAGGCAACAAAAATATGGTGTCTGGAAGTAGTTGTGATTCACGCTATTTTCCAGATCATCAATATAGTTCCAAATCCAATGACAAGGACATACGGGGTATTACAAATAAG TTCTTGAAAGGTATACCAAAGTTTGTGAAGATTGTGGAAGTTGGTCCAAGAGATGGACtgcaaaatgagaaaaatattgtGCCTACAGATGTAAAGGTTGAATTGATTCATAGACTAGTATCTTCTGGGTTGCCAGTTGTTGAGGCCACAAGTTTTGTTTCGCCCAAATGGGTACCTCAG TTAGCAGATGCAAGAGATGTAATGGAAGCAGTTCATGGTTTAGAGGGCTCCAGGTTGCCTGTTCTGACACCTAATTTAAAA GGATTTGAAGCAGCTGTTGCTGCTGGTGCTAAGGAAGTTGCTGTTTTTGCATCAGCTTCTGAGTCATTTTCAAAGTCAAACATCAATTGTAGCATCGAAGAAAGTCTTGCTCGTTATCGTGCTGTAACTCGTGCTGCTAAAGAGCTCTCAATTCCTGTTCGTGG GTATGTATCATGTGTTATTGGGTGTCCTGAGGAAGGATCAATCCATCCTTCAAAAGTAGCATATGTGGCCAAAGAACTTCTTGACATGGGTTGCTTTGAAATATCCCTTGGTGATACAATCGGTGTTGGTACACCTG GGACTGTTGCTCTCATGCTTGAAGCTGTAATGGCTGTTGTTCCCGTTGAGAAGCTTGCTATCCACTTCCATGATACTTATGGGCAATCTCTTCCCAATATTTTGGTGTCTCTCCAG ATGGGGATTAGCGTGGTGGACTCGTCGGTTGCGGGTTTAGGTGGATGCCCATATGCTAAAGGAGCATCAGGCAATGTTGCTACTGAAGATGTTGTGTACATGCTTCATGGGCTTGGCGTGAGAACCAATGTGGATCTGGTGAAACTCCTCTCTGCTGGGGATTTCATTTGCAAGCAATTAGGTCGTCCATCTGGATCAAAGACTGCCGTGGCCTTAAGTCGAGTTACAGCCGATGCCTCTAAGATATAA